In Patescibacteria group bacterium, the DNA window TAAGGAGAAAAAGAAAATAAATAAACCCCCAAAAAGTAATAGAGTATAATTGCCCTATAAATGGCTAAAGTTTCTTCGGATTTTGTCTGTCAGCAATGCGGCTATGTGTCCCCGCAATACTTGGGCAAATGTCCCAACTGTGGAGAGTGGAATACCTTCGTCGAGACTGTGGTTTCGACAAAAATTCCAAAATCCAAATTCCAAATTCCAAGCCAAAAACCAATAAAGTTATCTGATGTTAAGGCAGCGCAGACGACGAGAATAAATACGGGGATCTCCGAATTAGACATGGTGTTGGGCGGCGGGATTGTGCCGGGGATGGCGGTTCTTCTTTCCGGCGAACCGGGGATTGGGAAATCAACTTTACTCCTCGAATTAGCCTCAAAGACCAAGGGTGCAGTTCTCTATGTCGCCGGAGAAGAAAGCGCGTCACAAATTAAAATCCGGGCCTCGAGACTCGGTATAAAGGCAGATAATCTGTTAATTTTAGAGACAACGGATGTGGATGCTGCCTGTGCAGTTATTGACCAGCGCGTCGGTTTGGTGATTGTGGATTCAGTGCAAACCTTAAGTACGACTGACCTTTCGGGCACTGCCGGTTCGGTGGGTCAGGTGCGCGAGTCCGCCGCCAGATTAATCGCCACGACAAAGCCCTTAAATATTCCGCTGTTTTTGGTGGGTCATGTGACCAAAGAGGGAACCATTGCCGGACCGAAGGTTTTGGAGCACGCCGTCGATACGATTCTCAACTTAGAGGGAGAAAAGTATACACAATTAAGGCTTTTGCGTACTACCAAAAATAGATTCGGCCCTACAGACGAGGTAGGGATATTTCAAATGACCGATAGCGGTATGGAACCGACAAAAGATTTCCACGGATTGGTAGTGGATGAACACCGATCAAGCGAACCAGGCAGTTGTCTGACGATAACCATGGAAGGCACCCGGCCGATGCTGGCCGAGATCCAGGCTTTGGTAACCAGCACTCCTTTGCCCATGCCGCGGCGGGTTGCCTCCGGCATCAACTATAACCGTCTGCAAACGATCATTGCGATCCTGCAGAAGCGCCTCTCCGTACCATTATATAAAGAGGATGTCTATGTTTCCGTGGCCGGAGGCTTAAAAATAGAGGAGCCGGCAATTGATCTGGCTGTCGCCCTGGCGATTATGTCTTCCTACAAAAACAAGGCGATTACGGCCAATACCGTTGCCATCGGGGAGTTGGATCTTCTGGGTAATGTCCGCCGGGTTAATTCGCTGGAGCGAAGAATTAAAGAAGCCAAGAAACTAGGTTTTAATAAGATTATCTCTGCCGAGACCTTGGCTTCTCTGGCCGCATGGGCAAAATAGAAACTTCAGCTTCGTAAGCAAAAGTGGGCTCGGCGAATGGCTCCTGATATTTCTCACGATAGTCGGCAATCACTTTAATCAGTTCAATTTCTTCCGGGCTGGGCGGACCGAGGCGGTCACAAAGAGTTAGGATAATCGTTTCCAGATCAACCGGGCCGGACCGGTAGAGCCGCGGTTCCCAACCGGCGGAAAAATGGTCGATAAGCGTCATCAGGCGAACAACAAAACGGGAATAACCATCGAGGCTGGCCCAAACCTTCTCGCTGCCGCCATAACTAAGATTCTTGTTTGGTGAGAAATGATGAAGGTAGGCCATTAATCTGATAATTTCGGCATCTTCGGGGGGCATGGCCAGGTCATGGCTGCTTAAAGCTTCAAAACCGACCCGCGGATGCTCTTTTTTAACTTGTTCTTCTCCGGCCGTGAGTGGCCCCGGTTTTTCCACGACAGCTAAGATCCTTTCCTCACCCTTGCCGGTGTCATGGGCCCAGGCACCAATGGTTAAGAGGCCCAGGGTGCGGTCGTCAAGAAATTCCTGACAACGCTGGAGAACGCCTTCATGAGAAATAAAAGCGCTAATGCCTTGAATATGCCGCCGGCTTTGGGGGGAATTTTTCCATTGATTCTCAAGAAGTTTCAAAGCCCGGACATTGCCGTTAAGCCGCTGGACGAGTTGGTCGGGAAGCCTGGTGTTGTTGAATAATTGCTCCCGGGCGCTGGTGTTCTCCTCATTTCTCACGCCTTCCAGCGTAAACATGAAATGTAAGAAATCAACATAAGAAGGGTTAAGTTTTTACTAGAAATTTGATCCACTATTTGTCCACATTTAGAAATTAGTAATTAGTAATCAGAAATTTGCTGTTGTGAGGCTCTCCCCTTATTTATATAACTATAGGTATATCCTAGAGTAGCGGAGCAAAATACTATCGGACTTGACAGAAGCGATAGCAGTGCTATATTAAGAACAATGTCCAGTAAAGCGAACATCCTCAAAAAGTTTCGCCGGTTTTTGCGCCGGGTGGAAGCCAGGCGGGAAACTCCTCTGCGTTCTTCGTTGTCGGTTCAAGTCGGTAAGCTTCTTAAAGAGCGCGGCGCGGAGATTATCACCATGACGACGCTATGAGAATTAGCAAAGAGACAGACCAACAAAAAAGCATCACTTCCGCAGCCTGAGATCTCGAAAAGTGATGCTTCTTAGCAAAGATTCTTGGCCCTTAGGCAGTAAAGGCCGAGAACCTATGGCAACAAACTAACACGGGTGCGTGAAAGTTGTCAAGTTTTTTTTCACGCACGGTTTATAGATTTTGGATTGTTAAACGGGAGAAAAAATAGGAGAAAATTTTGGTTGGTAAAGTGGAGGTTCGGGACTAGGGCAGGGTTCCGAATCTCCACCTTGCCAATCAGGGTCCTAAGTATTTTCACTATCTCCGTTCTTATCTTACCCTAGAGTTTCCCCATTCTTAAACTCCGGCAGGCAATTTATAAAAGCAATGTAAGAACATGGCAAAACGGCCTTAGAGTTATTGACAAAGGCTAGTCTTCTTCATAAAATCCGGCTAATGAAGAAGATAATTATTTTATATCTTCTTGTCTTCCTGGTAGCGTTAATTTCCCGCCCGATTTTCGCCAGCGTTTCCTGTACGACGCAATATGGCGGGGGACAAACCTGTGTTTCTACCGGCGAACTATTAGTTAATAAAAAAGTTTTCGATCCGGTTTCCCAGACTTTTGTCGATAATTTGGGCCGGACCGATCATGTTTTTGCCATCGGGGAGGAAGTGACTTTTTCCATTGAAGTGAAAAATGTCGGCGACGCACCGGTTAATGACATCACAGTGACCGATACTTTACCTAACTTCTTGACCTGGACCGGCGGCGATCCGCTGGTCTCAACGATCAGTAGCCTGGGAGCCGGGGAAAGCGTGACGAAAACGATCCGGACTAAAGTTGTCAGTACTTTCGGCTCCGGCGTGGTTTGCGCCAATAATTTGGCTTCGGTTGAGGCAACCATTACTTCTACCAGCACCGCGACGGCTCCGGTTTCCGATCCGCAAACCGACACGGCGCAACTTTGTGTCAATTTGCCGACAGCGGCTCCGACGGTCGTCACGCCAACACCAACTCCACCGGTAACTCCGCCCACCGGACCTTCCGATTGGCTACTGCTACTTTCTTCTCCTGCCTGGCTCGGTGGAATCGGGTTTTATCTAAAAAAGCTTGGTTCTAAAAAGGGGGGTGAGAATAAATAAATGACAAATGCTGAAAGAAAAATTAGAAACGCTATAAGTGTGGCTTTAGTTGCCGGCGGATCTTTAACCGGTTGTAGTCTTTTTCAGCCGCCACAGACGCCGGATTTGTCTGCTCAGCGACAGCAAGAGCAACAATTCGCTAATCAGTTGAACCAGATGCAAAATCAGATTAACACACTGACAGCACCGACGGGAACGCCTACAAGCACACCGACGCCCGATTGGCGAGGAACAATTGCGGCACTAAGCACTTTATCGTCACAAAACGAAGAATCTAAATGCCAAACGGTGCCTCTGTCAGCAACATCGCGGCCCAGACTTATGTCCACACCGGCGGTTCCGGGAGCGCCCTTAAGCGGCGGGCCAGTTTCGTGCGAGTGGGTTTTTAACGAAGCCGCACCGCGCCAAGTAGTTTTTGAAGGATTTCCGTCGCACGCTATTCAAGTGCTAACCACTGATACCGCGCAACAAAAGAATTTCTTTAAAGCGGCACCTTGGAATCTAAGCGCAGACCTTAATTTGGGTTTTGCCGAACCGGGGGGGCTAAGCAATCCGAGTAAAATTAAGACTGTTGACAGCACCCCTTACTTAATTCCAACAGAACTGCAGGGATGGACAAAATTGTTCCTCCAGGAAGGAACTCTGACTTGGGTCGATAATGAAGTTGGGATAACCAGAAAAGTAGCCTTAACGGAAGAACAAAATCGGACGTTTGGTGTGTACATTCGGGAAAAATACGATACGAATGGCAATACACCACCTACGATCGAGCTTGATTGTAATGTGGCTAAGCATGGTCAAGTCCAGCATGTTGACCGACCAAACAGCGCCTTCGTTTCCGAGGGGCAGCTGGGGCAGGAAAGCATGTCAGTCTTTACCGGAAAGAATTTTGACGGGTCGGACTACACGATTCCCAACGACAACACTGCCAGGGGCAAGTTTACGGTTGTGATTATCGACATGAACACGGGGGCTTACACCGTGGCGTCCCAAATGGGAATGGGACAACCCTTTATTTTGGAATCGCAGAACTGGAAGTAGACCATAAACATTAACAATGAAGTGGGCCGCTCTTGGGGCGGCCTGCTTGGTGTATGAAGAAATATGCCTTAATTTTGGCGGCCATGAGCCTTGCTTTGGCTTGGTTGAATTTCACACCGGGAACAATGCTTTCCGGGTGGGATACGCTGCAGCCGGAACTGAATTTACCCCTCTATATAGGCCGGATTTTTTGGGGTGTCTGGCAGCAGCACCAGGGATTGGGGGCAGTAGCTTCTCAGGCGCATGCCGTCGAACTGGCCAGACTCTGGTATTTGCTGCCGGCCACGATAATTCTGCCGGAAAATCTGGTGCGCTGGGGCTTTTTTGGTTTGATGCTGGTTTTGGGGCCGCTAGGGACATACTTTTTTTTAAATAAAATAGTCCGCAAAGAAGCGGCTTTTGCCGGCGGGCTATTCTATCTTTTAAACCTGGGAACCATGCAGCATTTCTATCTGCCGCTGGAAATGTTTGCCACCGGTTTTGCTTTTTTGCCTTGGCTTTTTTGGGCAGCCCTGAATTACCTAGAAAGGGGCAGGAGCCGGGATTTATTAATTCTTATCTTAATATTTCTTCTTTCCGCTCCGATGGCTCATACGCCGACTCTTTGGTTTGTGAATTTCGGGGCTTTGGTATTATTTGCCGTCGTCTTGGCTGTGGCTAAAGTCACGCCGTGGCGTAAGGTCGGCCAAATATTTATAATCGGTTTAGTCGCCAACGCGTTTTGGCTGTTGCCCAGCCTGTATTTCATTTTTAACCACGCCGGGGATGTGGCTGTTTCGCATATCAGTCAACAATTTACTCCCCGGGCGGTAGCCACCAATCGGGAATTTGCCGATTTCGCCGATGTGGCGTTAATTAGGGGATATCTTTTCGATTGGGGACATTTTGATTTCGTTTCCCGACAGTTTGTCGATTTGTTTCCGGTTTGGAAGGCTCACCTTTCTCAATGGTTTGTATCCGCTATCGGTTATGGAGCTTTTGTGATGGCGATAGCCGGGGTAATCATAACAATCTGGCGCCGGGAAAAAAAAGCCCTGGCTTTTTTACCGGTTTTGGTTTTGGCATTAGGAGGTTTAATCTTCGGTCCCTCTCTTAATTTGGGTTCAATTTTTGATGAAGCCCTTCGGTTTCCTTTCACCAAATTTTCTCTGCTCTTAATGCTGGCCCTGGCTTTCTATTTTGGACTGGCTATTGAATTTTTATTAAAAAGGGCGGGACAGCGGCAGGTCATAATTTTAATTACTGTCTTATTGATGATCTATCTATGGCCGGCTTTTAACGGCAATTTGATTTGCGGTTGCGAGCGAGTGCAAATCCCGGCTGAGTACCAGCAGGTTTTTAACTATTTTGCCTCCCGGGACCCAAGTGGCCGGATTGCCCCGTTTCCGGTCGATACCATGTACGGCTGGGGTTATTATTCCTGGGGTTATGAAGGAGCAGGTTTTCGTTGGTTTGGTCTGCCACAAGCCTTGCTTGACCGGGAGTTTGACCGGTGGATGAGCCCGAACGAGAACTATTACTGGGAAATTTCCCAGGCAGTCTACAGTAAAAATCTGCCCTTATTTGAATCTGTTCTAAATAAATACCGGATTAACTGGCTGCTGGTTGATGGAAATATTATTAACCCTTCTTCACCAAAAGCTCTCTATACCGATGAACTGGAACAGATGATGGCAAAATCGGGAATAATCAGCAAGGTGAGAGAGTTTGGAAAAATTTCGGTGTACCAAGTCCAGTTAAAAACGCCGACGAAGAGTTTTATCTCCCTGGCACAAAATTTACCCAATATCGAACCCGCGTACAAGTGGGGAAACCTGGACCAGGCATATTTTGATAATGGAGATTACATGACGATAGATGATAGAAAATCGAAGATGGTGGTGGAAGATGGAGGATCGAAAGCAGAAAGCCTTGTCTATCCATATAGAACTCTCTTTTCCGGCAAAAGTCAGGCGGATCTGGAATTTGATCCCGCAAAAATACCCCTCGGAGAATTAATAAAGCCTGAGGACTATCATAATCTCTCACACCGGGACGGGTATCTCATTAAAATCACTGCTAAAAATCTTTCCGGCATGCCGTTTCTGTTCTGGGTGGAAGATCTTAACAGCCGGAGAGCAGATCTGGAAACCTACCTGCCTGCCGGCAGGCAGGTCTACCAGTCGTATTTCGTTTTGCCGCCGATGGAATTTGACGGATTGGGCTACACCTTTCACTTGGATAACCAAACTTTTGGGGGCGAGACGGCACAAAACGAGCTGGAAGGAATGGAAGTATACAGAATAAACTATTGGGATCTGGTGCAGGAGCGTCAAGAAAAGGATCTTAACGCTAAACGCTATACGCTAAACACTTCGTCATTTGCAGTGGAGCATCCGAATCCTGCATGGTACCGGATCGACCTTCCGGTCTCCAGTAACTGGCAACCAGAAACTATTATTCTGGCGCAGAGTTTTGAACCGGGGTGGATTGGGTTTTCCGTGGGGAATATGGGGGAATTGGGTGGGTTGGGGAAACATATTCTGGTTAACAACTGGGCGAATGGATGGCAGCTTTCCGGTAATGAACGGATCATCTACCTCTTTTTCTGGCCGCAGGCACTCGAATTTGTTGGGCTGGGTGTACTGGGGGTGTTTTTAGCGGGGATAGTGTTTAGCGGGTTAAGAACTGGTAGCCGCCGACCAGCAGCCCACCAGTAATTAAGACTGAGCCGCCCCAAAATAAAAGGTTTTTGGTATTGCCTTCCGGCATAGCCAAGGCTATGCCCACAGCGACTAAACCGGATACAATAGCCACGGGGGATACTTCCGTCAGCCGCTTGGGGCGGGAAAGAGTTTCCCGGGGCAGGTGCCATTGTTCCATAGACATCCTATTATTATAGGCCTTTTGACCGTCGTGTCAAATTGCCGGCTTGACAATATAGATCATTAGCCTGATAATGGGGAACATAAGCTCAGACTTGTGAGCTTGGGGTGCCCCAGAACGATTTTCTTCAATTTGAAATTCGAAATTTGAAATTTGAATTGAATGTTTCAATTTTTCAAATTTAAATTTTCAAATTGATTTAAAATTAAAAATTTTAAATTTCAAATTTGCGCTTGTGCCCCTGCGAAACAACAATTTCCGTCAGAATAATTTTAGTTCTGCCCGTAAGCCCGCCTTTAGAAGTCTGGGCTATAATTCTATGAATGTGAGTGATTTAGTGGGTAGCCCCCTCGATTCCACTCGGGGCAATATGCCGGCTCCGGTGCAAAGCGCTGCTCCGACGACTGACAACTCCTTGCCCCCAATGGGTGCGG includes these proteins:
- a CDS encoding DUF11 domain-containing protein; translation: MKKIIILYLLVFLVALISRPIFASVSCTTQYGGGQTCVSTGELLVNKKVFDPVSQTFVDNLGRTDHVFAIGEEVTFSIEVKNVGDAPVNDITVTDTLPNFLTWTGGDPLVSTISSLGAGESVTKTIRTKVVSTFGSGVVCANNLASVEATITSTSTATAPVSDPQTDTAQLCVNLPTAAPTVVTPTPTPPVTPPTGPSDWLLLLSSPAWLGGIGFYLKKLGSKKGGENK
- the radA gene encoding DNA repair protein RadA, with amino-acid sequence MAKVSSDFVCQQCGYVSPQYLGKCPNCGEWNTFVETVVSTKIPKSKFQIPSQKPIKLSDVKAAQTTRINTGISELDMVLGGGIVPGMAVLLSGEPGIGKSTLLLELASKTKGAVLYVAGEESASQIKIRASRLGIKADNLLILETTDVDAACAVIDQRVGLVIVDSVQTLSTTDLSGTAGSVGQVRESAARLIATTKPLNIPLFLVGHVTKEGTIAGPKVLEHAVDTILNLEGEKYTQLRLLRTTKNRFGPTDEVGIFQMTDSGMEPTKDFHGLVVDEHRSSEPGSCLTITMEGTRPMLAEIQALVTSTPLPMPRRVASGINYNRLQTIIAILQKRLSVPLYKEDVYVSVAGGLKIEEPAIDLAVALAIMSSYKNKAITANTVAIGELDLLGNVRRVNSLERRIKEAKKLGFNKIISAETLASLAAWAK